A section of the Candidatus Paceibacterota bacterium genome encodes:
- a CDS encoding type IV pilus twitching motility protein PilT, producing MNSVGQSADSDLTAALQEVVNQRASDLHLTVGAPPMYRINGGLKSTLNSLPWTADKIRSAVMSILTQSQRDTFENELELDFAYTISSKARFRVNIYQQRGSIGGAFRIIPTELKQLNELGVPESVGSFAQLQRGLVLVTGPTGSGKSTTLAALIDLVNSTRADHIVTVEDPIEFLHSHKRSIVNQREVGTDTHSFAAALKHVLRQDPDVILIGELRDLETISVALTAAETGHLVFATLHTQDAPQTIDRIIDVFPPHQQGQVRTQLAATLQGVICQTLVKRADGLGRAVATEVLVTTPAIANLIREGKTYQIISMMQSGRAQGMHTMDQHLAELANAGTIAVDDALENAHDVDGIERLLQGARINHTRSTLEPIDFGDTFSGVR from the coding sequence ATGAATTCAGTTGGGCAAAGTGCAGATTCTGATTTAACCGCAGCATTGCAAGAGGTTGTTAATCAACGCGCCTCAGATTTGCACCTCACTGTCGGTGCACCGCCCATGTATCGAATTAATGGTGGATTAAAATCCACCCTCAATAGTCTTCCTTGGACAGCCGATAAAATCAGATCCGCCGTGATGAGCATCCTTACGCAATCCCAACGGGACACTTTTGAAAATGAACTTGAGCTTGACTTCGCTTACACAATTTCCAGTAAAGCGCGATTCCGGGTAAATATTTATCAACAACGCGGATCGATTGGCGGAGCCTTTCGAATCATTCCGACTGAATTGAAACAATTAAATGAACTGGGAGTTCCGGAATCGGTTGGTAGCTTTGCCCAACTCCAGCGCGGACTGGTTCTGGTTACCGGTCCGACTGGGTCTGGTAAATCGACAACGCTTGCCGCGTTGATTGACCTTGTGAACAGCACCCGAGCAGATCACATTGTCACCGTCGAAGACCCCATTGAATTTCTGCACAGTCATAAGAGATCGATCGTGAATCAACGCGAAGTGGGTACAGACACACATAGTTTTGCCGCGGCACTCAAACATGTTCTCCGGCAGGATCCAGACGTCATTCTCATCGGTGAGTTGAGAGACTTGGAGACGATCTCTGTCGCACTTACGGCTGCCGAGACCGGACATTTGGTTTTCGCGACTCTCCATACACAAGATGCGCCGCAGACGATTGATCGCATCATTGATGTCTTTCCTCCCCATCAGCAAGGACAAGTCAGAACTCAACTCGCAGCAACACTACAAGGGGTCATATGTCAGACGTTAGTGAAACGAGCCGACGGTCTTGGCAGGGCAGTTGCTACGGAAGTTCTCGTGACGACACCAGCTATCGCAAACCTCATCCGTGAGGGCAAGACCTACCAGATTATTTCAATGATGCAGTCTGGGCGCGCGCAGGGAATGCATACGATGGATCAGCATTTAGCCGAGCTTGCCAACGCGGGAACGATTGCCGTAGATGACGCATTGGAAAACGCGCATGATGTTGATGGGATCGAACGTTTACTCCAGGGTGCCAGGATCAATCACACTCGATCAACCCTCGAACCTATTGATTTTGGTGACACTTTCTCCGGAGTGCGTTGA
- a CDS encoding ATPase, T2SS/T4P/T4SS family, whose translation MTTSSLSSRPTSDGDDQSEVPFLTVRTVDLASDLDSARARATLAGIPYVELLDYPIDRTAISFVTAAICRRHEVLPIGINNGRLVLAMADPGNVIALDDVRASAKMQVSSVGVERIDLLAAIDRFLRADDELSDLTSALLEKNVPQESQDFGVSNSLEDDAPIVRFVNLLVSQAIQDHASDIHIEPDEYDVRVRYRIDGVLHEMQTAPKSIQSGVISRLKIMSEIDIAERRKPQDGRMSVRHGGRKIDLRVATLPTVWGEKIVMRILDNPNSSLDVRDLALLDRNFSAYEKSYTKPYGMILITGPTGSGKSTTLYTTLGAVSRPEINVITVEDPVEYRMKGINQVQVNPKAGLTFASALRSILRSDPDVVLIGEIRDHETAQIAVEASLTGHLVLSTLHTNDAPSAITRLTEMDIEPFLVGSALDSVMAQRLTRRLCAHCKKPVEHDPEYLASLRFVVDPDHMPPTIYQPVGCPSCSNTGYRGRIAVHEVMTVTEEIERLAVARASSAEIGRMAREQGMITLREDGWAKVQMGLTSVEEILRVVA comes from the coding sequence GTGACCACTTCCTCCTTGAGTTCGCGACCCACTTCGGACGGCGATGACCAGTCAGAAGTCCCGTTTCTTACTGTTCGCACCGTTGATTTAGCAAGTGATCTTGATTCTGCGCGAGCTCGTGCGACCCTGGCCGGGATCCCCTATGTCGAATTACTCGATTACCCCATTGATCGGACGGCAATCTCCTTCGTCACCGCAGCTATCTGCCGCCGCCACGAAGTTCTACCCATTGGAATCAATAACGGTCGCCTGGTTCTGGCTATGGCCGATCCTGGCAATGTCATCGCCCTCGATGATGTTCGTGCCTCAGCAAAGATGCAGGTCTCCTCGGTTGGCGTGGAGCGGATTGATCTCCTTGCCGCTATCGATCGATTCCTCAGAGCCGATGATGAACTGAGCGATTTAACGAGCGCACTCCTTGAAAAGAATGTCCCGCAGGAGAGCCAGGATTTCGGAGTCTCTAACTCCCTAGAAGATGATGCCCCAATTGTCCGTTTTGTAAATCTGCTGGTCAGTCAAGCGATTCAAGACCACGCCTCCGATATCCATATCGAGCCCGATGAGTATGACGTTCGCGTTCGATACCGCATTGACGGCGTTCTCCATGAGATGCAGACGGCGCCCAAGAGCATTCAGAGCGGCGTGATTTCTCGACTCAAAATTATGAGCGAAATCGATATTGCGGAGCGGCGCAAACCGCAGGATGGACGGATGTCTGTCCGCCATGGCGGGCGAAAAATCGATCTCCGCGTTGCGACCCTGCCGACGGTATGGGGCGAGAAGATCGTCATGCGCATCCTCGACAATCCGAACTCAAGTTTGGATGTGCGAGACCTAGCCCTGCTCGATCGAAATTTTAGCGCGTACGAGAAGTCCTACACAAAGCCATACGGAATGATTCTGATTACCGGTCCAACCGGGTCGGGTAAATCTACAACGCTGTACACAACCCTTGGCGCGGTCTCCCGCCCAGAGATCAATGTCATCACCGTTGAAGACCCAGTCGAGTACCGGATGAAGGGGATCAACCAGGTCCAAGTCAATCCGAAGGCCGGACTTACCTTTGCTAGCGCACTCCGCTCGATCCTTCGAAGCGATCCCGATGTGGTTCTGATCGGTGAAATCCGCGACCATGAGACTGCTCAAATTGCGGTGGAGGCATCTCTTACTGGTCACCTCGTTCTCTCAACCCTGCACACCAACGATGCGCCCAGTGCGATCACCCGTCTGACCGAAATGGATATCGAACCATTCCTTGTGGGTTCAGCTCTGGATTCGGTTATGGCCCAGCGACTCACCCGCCGACTGTGCGCCCATTGCAAGAAACCAGTGGAGCACGACCCCGAATATCTAGCTAGCCTGCGCTTTGTTGTCGATCCAGATCACATGCCGCCAACGATTTATCAGCCCGTGGGTTGCCCATCCTGTTCCAACACTGGGTACCGCGGTCGAATTGCAGTGCACGAGGTCATGACTGTGACTGAGGAGATCGAGCGACTTGCTGTTGCGCGCGCATCGAGTGCAGAGATCGGTCGGATGGCCCGCGAGCAGGGCATGATCACACTTCGCGAGGATGGCTGGGCCAAGGTACAGATGGGTCTTACCTCCGTTGAAGAAATCTTGCGTGTGGTTGCGTAA
- a CDS encoding prepilin-type N-terminal cleavage/methylation domain-containing protein, translating to MKTNNFGLLLQKFRNKESGFGIIEVVVSMFLLGMMSVSFVPLLLNSWKDTSANTTIATATQIVNEQIEGARAVRSASVSTPSCADIIAYLQVTLPPVIDPRGVTLQPEWNPTTCPTMYPGVVRASVEVSRVGVTTPIASAVTFIYVGTA from the coding sequence ATGAAGACCAATAATTTCGGATTACTACTCCAGAAATTCCGGAATAAAGAGAGCGGATTCGGAATTATCGAAGTCGTCGTCTCCATGTTCCTGCTCGGCATGATGTCAGTCTCCTTTGTTCCGCTGCTTCTGAATTCTTGGAAAGACACCAGCGCCAATACCACCATCGCCACGGCTACCCAGATCGTCAATGAACAGATCGAAGGAGCACGAGCAGTCCGTTCCGCATCCGTATCAACTCCGAGTTGCGCCGACATCATTGCCTATTTGCAAGTGACGCTTCCGCCAGTTATCGACCCGCGCGGAGTGACTCTTCAACCAGAATGGAATCCCACCACCTGTCCAACAATGTATCCAGGTGTGGTACGTGCGAGTGTTGAGGTCTCACGAGTGGGCGTCACGACACCCATTGCATCCGCCGTCACATTCATCTACGTAGGAACGGCCTGA
- a CDS encoding ATP-binding protein: protein MSIEIYNWEAEPQFLGRVSVLRRLEDWWDSADVQPFNLFGRRRVGKSWLFRKFAHGKPAIVLVAENTLPTLQFSRLADQLEPHMVARPDIRDISTLFRVIYEVAKNEKTLVVIDEFPNLLGNTDSDRQSALSSIQAVMENYRDKSRIKLILCGSAISQMEALQSEDSPLHGRLLPLELVPLTFAESRDYFEGSDIIDHFTRYSITGGMPRYLALLGKGDLGPLLAGAIVDPNAPLFGEVPSLLAAELKETSVYFAILSELANNAKDRGSIANAIGKDGGALTHYFDKLEAMRLLKRKHPVGADPSGRATQYECIDGFVRFWFRFIAPYCADLEGGVNPVSYVDTFIKPNLADHASVEFEHVFQRWIRQQYPSARQVSWWWGNTANVHRVAKTRSTEEIDAVGIAAKKVILVGEAKWTNGQLSHDVINDLIQFKLPALTDAGFRSAESCEIVVTSRAGFSQSVMKSAEENSRIRLVEAQDLLREVV, encoded by the coding sequence ATGTCGATAGAAATCTACAACTGGGAAGCTGAACCTCAGTTTCTTGGCAGGGTCTCTGTATTGAGGCGCCTTGAAGATTGGTGGGATAGCGCCGATGTCCAACCATTTAACCTCTTTGGTCGCCGTCGAGTGGGAAAGAGTTGGTTGTTCCGTAAATTTGCTCACGGGAAGCCAGCCATTGTCCTGGTAGCCGAGAACACCTTGCCCACCCTGCAGTTTTCGCGACTCGCTGACCAACTTGAGCCGCATATGGTTGCCAGACCAGACATAAGAGATATCTCTACGCTGTTTCGAGTTATCTACGAGGTTGCTAAAAACGAAAAGACTCTCGTAGTTATCGACGAGTTTCCAAATCTGCTGGGCAATACAGATTCCGATCGGCAGTCTGCGCTGTCTTCAATTCAGGCTGTGATGGAGAATTACCGGGACAAATCTCGGATCAAACTCATTCTTTGTGGGTCTGCAATTTCACAGATGGAAGCGTTGCAATCAGAAGATAGCCCACTTCATGGAAGGTTGCTGCCTCTGGAGTTGGTCCCGTTAACATTTGCAGAATCTAGGGACTACTTTGAGGGTAGCGACATCATCGACCACTTCACGCGGTATTCCATAACCGGTGGGATGCCACGATATCTCGCTCTGCTCGGAAAGGGCGACCTCGGACCTTTGTTGGCGGGTGCAATTGTGGACCCTAACGCACCCCTCTTCGGGGAAGTCCCCTCATTGCTCGCCGCAGAACTTAAAGAGACCTCTGTTTATTTCGCAATCCTTTCTGAGCTTGCTAATAATGCAAAGGATCGAGGTTCAATAGCCAACGCAATTGGAAAAGATGGTGGCGCACTGACACATTACTTTGACAAGCTTGAAGCTATGAGGTTGCTGAAGCGCAAACACCCAGTTGGAGCGGATCCGAGCGGAAGGGCAACCCAGTACGAATGTATTGATGGTTTTGTTCGTTTTTGGTTCAGATTCATAGCTCCATACTGTGCGGACCTTGAGGGTGGTGTCAACCCAGTTTCCTACGTGGACACATTTATTAAGCCAAATTTGGCAGACCACGCATCTGTTGAGTTTGAGCATGTTTTTCAAAGATGGATAAGGCAGCAGTATCCATCAGCCCGACAAGTTAGTTGGTGGTGGGGTAACACAGCAAACGTTCACCGAGTTGCGAAAACCAGATCAACGGAAGAGATTGACGCCGTTGGAATTGCGGCCAAGAAAGTGATTTTGGTGGGCGAAGCTAAATGGACAAATGGCCAACTTTCGCATGATGTCATCAACGACTTGATTCAATTCAAACTTCCCGCACTTACTGACGCCGGCTTTCGCTCGGCTGAGAGCTGCGAGATAGTGGTTACGAGCCGAGCGGGTTTCAGCCAAAGCGTAATGAAATCAGCCGAGGAGAACTCGCGTATTCGCCTCGTGGAGGCTCAAGACTTGCTTCGAGAAGTCGTGTAG
- the pilM gene encoding type IV pilus assembly protein PilM, protein MAANVVGLDIGSTAVRGVELRAAKKNKPNLLRFHEVALPPGAVSRGEILDAVAVGSALKQLWSEGRFKTKDVVLGTGNQNVLVRDLTVPKMSLREIRESLPVQVQSLLQMTLEDSILDFYPVSEGMNEQGPTVNGLLIAAEKEGILSTIRVAERAGLTPVDVDLIPFALNRLLIGKSGVEATVAIIDVGGSTTSMIIVREGVPQFVRIIPAGGDDLTQALKAGLEINANATEELKRTLHVGAALAADDDSETGKSQCSCPKCLADIVTVEDPRANEILQRVTGELLSGLRNTVSYFNNTHFQNPVTQILLTGGGSRLSGFATALRAMTQIPVSPANPLSMVNLSRKSSNKNQIGNTQSLSVALGLAMRNLS, encoded by the coding sequence GTGGCTGCGAACGTTGTTGGTCTGGACATTGGAAGTACCGCGGTGCGCGGGGTCGAACTAAGGGCTGCTAAGAAAAACAAACCTAATTTGCTGCGATTTCACGAAGTGGCTCTTCCGCCGGGAGCGGTGAGCCGTGGGGAAATATTGGACGCGGTTGCTGTTGGATCTGCCCTTAAACAACTCTGGTCCGAGGGGCGTTTTAAAACCAAAGATGTAGTTCTTGGCACGGGCAATCAGAACGTTCTCGTCCGTGACCTTACTGTCCCAAAGATGTCGCTCAGAGAAATTCGTGAATCCTTGCCTGTCCAAGTCCAGAGTCTTCTTCAGATGACTCTGGAGGATTCAATTCTCGACTTCTATCCAGTTTCAGAAGGGATGAACGAGCAGGGTCCTACGGTCAATGGATTGCTGATTGCCGCCGAAAAGGAAGGAATTCTGAGCACGATTCGAGTGGCCGAACGCGCCGGCCTCACTCCAGTCGACGTCGATCTCATACCGTTTGCCCTCAATCGACTTCTTATAGGTAAGTCAGGTGTGGAGGCAACGGTAGCAATTATCGATGTCGGGGGTAGTACGACCAGCATGATTATTGTCCGAGAGGGTGTTCCACAATTCGTCCGAATAATTCCGGCTGGCGGAGATGATCTGACTCAAGCTCTAAAAGCTGGGCTTGAAATAAATGCCAACGCAACCGAGGAACTCAAGCGAACTTTACATGTTGGTGCTGCGCTCGCTGCAGATGATGATTCTGAAACAGGCAAGTCCCAGTGTTCATGTCCTAAGTGCTTGGCCGATATTGTCACCGTCGAGGACCCGCGCGCCAATGAAATTCTCCAAAGAGTCACCGGGGAGTTGCTTAGTGGTCTCCGAAATACCGTGAGTTACTTCAACAACACTCACTTCCAGAACCCTGTCACTCAAATACTTCTTACCGGTGGTGGTTCACGACTTTCGGGATTTGCTACTGCACTGCGTGCGATGACGCAGATTCCAGTTTCACCAGCAAATCCATTATCGATGGTCAATCTCTCGCGCAAGAGCTCCAATAAGAATCAGATTGGAAATACCCAATCTCTCTCGGTCGCCTTAGGGCTCGCGATGCGGAATCTATCGTGA
- a CDS encoding prepilin-type N-terminal cleavage/methylation domain-containing protein → MNQRQEIATSPRERGFTLVELLITSTLSIIVVTIAGGLLINGLRTQEMTQTVTAASTTAQQVVRSVQAGVKNASAITVISDAVTGTQLLLARTIGLDPDSTAASCQAWYYTPSNGGTVYTHRTTPASLISLPAAGPQGNWTVLGTGITPSDPVTGKVFNAPSGGRVELKFDVKAGSHPYVLIKTMTYTTQSSTVSTPCF, encoded by the coding sequence ATGAACCAACGTCAGGAAATTGCGACGAGTCCACGCGAGCGCGGCTTCACCCTTGTGGAGTTACTCATTACAAGCACCCTCTCCATCATTGTGGTGACGATCGCCGGCGGATTACTCATCAACGGTCTGCGAACCCAGGAGATGACTCAAACGGTTACGGCGGCATCAACTACCGCGCAACAAGTTGTCCGCTCTGTTCAAGCGGGTGTCAAGAATGCATCAGCCATAACGGTGATTAGCGATGCGGTGACGGGCACTCAATTGTTGCTGGCCAGGACGATTGGTTTGGATCCAGATTCCACAGCTGCCTCATGTCAAGCCTGGTATTACACACCTTCAAATGGCGGCACCGTCTACACCCACAGAACCACCCCTGCTTCACTTATTAGCCTGCCCGCTGCTGGTCCGCAAGGAAATTGGACTGTTCTGGGCACTGGAATTACACCGTCAGATCCAGTAACCGGCAAAGTCTTTAACGCACCAAGTGGCGGTCGGGTTGAATTGAAATTTGATGTCAAAGCCGGCTCGCATCCGTACGTACTTATCAAGACAATGACTTATACAACGCAATCTTCAACTGTGAGTACACCATGCTTCTAG
- a CDS encoding type II secretion system F family protein: protein MATTQISQNSGGSTPRRSAKPVAPTGLKKEISIPGFTKRIKLKELAVMSRQMATMIGAGLSLLRALNILAAQTESKPLARILGEIRDDVEAGVSTSDAFAKYPEVFPPLMISMIRAGEAGGFLEGALDSVAVNFEKEVRLRGKIKSALTYPVIVLVMSLVSVVAMLIFIVPVFQKMFTGLGGTLPLPTMMLVYASHAMVWVGPLMVVFAIVFSIWWRRNKNTVRVRKVIDPIKLKLPVFGLLMRKIAVARFSRNFSDMIGAGVPILKALQIVGETSGNWVIEDALKKVAESVRQGHSISVPLAHQPVFPPMVTQMIAVGEDAGSLEVMLDKIADFYDQEVEAATEQLTAMIEPLMVAFLGVVIGGMVVALYLPIFNISKLIK, encoded by the coding sequence ATGGCCACTACACAGATCTCTCAAAACTCTGGAGGGAGTACTCCGCGAAGAAGCGCAAAGCCGGTCGCTCCGACTGGACTCAAAAAGGAAATATCAATCCCTGGTTTTACCAAGCGGATCAAACTCAAAGAGTTGGCCGTGATGAGCCGCCAAATGGCCACGATGATCGGTGCGGGACTCTCACTCCTTCGGGCGTTGAATATTCTGGCGGCACAAACAGAGAGCAAGCCCCTAGCAAGAATTCTGGGAGAAATTCGCGACGACGTGGAAGCCGGCGTCTCCACTTCCGATGCCTTTGCCAAGTATCCAGAAGTATTTCCACCTCTCATGATTAGCATGATCCGCGCAGGCGAAGCTGGTGGATTTCTCGAGGGAGCACTCGACTCGGTAGCCGTGAATTTCGAGAAGGAAGTCAGGCTCCGCGGAAAAATAAAATCGGCCCTGACGTACCCAGTGATAGTTCTCGTCATGTCACTTGTATCCGTGGTGGCCATGTTGATATTTATCGTTCCAGTTTTTCAAAAGATGTTCACGGGTCTCGGTGGGACACTTCCCCTTCCGACCATGATGCTGGTGTACGCATCGCATGCAATGGTATGGGTCGGACCACTCATGGTCGTCTTCGCTATTGTTTTTTCTATCTGGTGGCGCAGGAACAAGAACACCGTACGGGTCCGCAAAGTAATCGACCCGATCAAACTCAAACTGCCAGTCTTCGGATTGTTAATGCGCAAAATTGCGGTTGCCCGCTTTAGCCGAAATTTCTCGGACATGATCGGGGCAGGGGTTCCCATACTCAAAGCCCTGCAGATTGTCGGTGAGACGTCGGGCAACTGGGTCATTGAAGATGCACTTAAGAAGGTTGCGGAGTCCGTCAGGCAAGGTCACTCGATCTCAGTCCCACTTGCACACCAACCCGTTTTCCCACCGATGGTGACGCAGATGATTGCAGTTGGTGAGGATGCCGGTTCACTTGAAGTGATGCTCGACAAGATTGCCGATTTTTATGATCAAGAAGTTGAAGCCGCAACCGAACAACTCACCGCAATGATCGAACCACTGATGGTGGCATTTCTCGGAGTCGTTATCGGGGGAATGGTTGTAGCTCTCTATTTACCGATCTTCAACATCTCAAAACTGATTAAGTAA
- a CDS encoding polymer-forming cytoskeletal protein: protein MGVASIIGVTSVTMSLHSIGYTTSTRAGVQAEAAAEAGIDFAAASLATSVCQPVYTNSTAPVFSVLISYSTLASSPGDVDTSWVSGCPTTTSAARLKLVSTGWASQYGVAGNSSNDARMVEAIYPYTPTPPSYVITPSGASLYAYAQLDPTINNLTITQASTERPSVQYYSGSVTCTSGTVIQGDVILGGGDLSVTSGCTINGDLWASGAISISSGEVTGNVVTDNTSTGVGQYALTLSSSSTIDGNVFSSGGVNIGGKVGGNVVAGPNALSSTFANHSSVGGSVVTSGSVTAPAGIIQGTTTTNQAGIVTPVIPAAPPWIDFAYNPADWKTSTGAPFTVLTMSTCSSADLQNALNAAQASTNPMIVDTRACGSDTDLRGIPLSLHSDLVIITNSFTMSANNIQSSDGVDKRFWIIIPDAVLDRLPTCLNNASPSIGQNVTINTHVGAMVYSPCEVSNSGDVWRGQMYASSVATSSNFVLEYIPIGLPTVNLSTGQFLAPPGTGVLGGRTSIRDLAM from the coding sequence ATGGGCGTGGCAAGTATTATCGGCGTGACGAGCGTGACGATGTCGCTACATTCGATCGGATACACGACCTCGACCCGCGCCGGAGTGCAGGCCGAAGCCGCTGCCGAAGCGGGTATTGACTTTGCGGCGGCGAGTTTAGCGACGAGTGTCTGCCAACCTGTTTATACGAATTCGACCGCACCGGTCTTCTCTGTTCTCATCTCGTACTCCACCTTGGCCTCCTCACCTGGCGATGTCGACACTTCATGGGTGAGCGGATGTCCGACAACGACCAGTGCCGCTCGGCTCAAACTCGTCTCTACCGGATGGGCGAGTCAGTATGGAGTTGCCGGGAACTCTTCCAATGATGCACGTATGGTCGAGGCTATCTACCCATACACACCTACGCCTCCTTCATACGTAATCACCCCTTCCGGTGCTTCACTCTATGCATATGCTCAACTCGATCCAACGATCAATAATTTGACCATCACCCAAGCATCAACGGAGCGACCAAGTGTGCAGTATTACTCGGGAAGCGTGACCTGCACATCCGGAACAGTGATTCAAGGCGATGTGATTCTGGGTGGTGGAGATCTATCGGTAACAAGTGGATGCACAATCAACGGTGATCTTTGGGCATCTGGCGCGATAAGCATTTCTTCAGGAGAAGTCACTGGAAATGTGGTTACTGACAATACGAGTACTGGAGTGGGTCAATACGCGTTAACACTTTCCAGTTCTTCGACCATTGATGGAAATGTATTTTCATCCGGTGGTGTGAACATCGGCGGAAAAGTCGGTGGAAATGTGGTTGCGGGTCCAAATGCCTTATCCTCCACTTTCGCCAACCATTCATCGGTTGGGGGATCGGTCGTCACATCGGGGAGTGTCACTGCCCCAGCAGGAATAATTCAAGGGACTACTACGACAAATCAGGCGGGAATTGTCACACCGGTGATCCCCGCTGCGCCGCCCTGGATTGATTTCGCCTATAACCCGGCTGATTGGAAAACTTCCACCGGTGCTCCATTCACGGTGCTCACAATGTCGACGTGCAGTTCGGCAGACTTGCAGAACGCGCTCAACGCGGCCCAAGCATCCACAAATCCCATGATCGTCGATACGCGGGCGTGTGGGAGTGACACAGATCTGCGTGGGATTCCGTTATCGCTCCATAGCGATCTCGTCATCATTACAAACAGTTTCACAATGAGTGCAAATAATATTCAGTCTTCTGATGGAGTCGATAAGCGGTTCTGGATCATCATCCCTGATGCTGTTCTTGATCGACTCCCCACCTGTCTCAATAATGCTTCTCCGTCTATTGGACAGAATGTGACGATTAATACACATGTTGGCGCAATGGTCTACTCGCCATGTGAAGTGAGTAATTCCGGAGATGTATGGCGTGGGCAGATGTATGCGTCGTCAGTGGCGACGAGCTCTAATTTCGTTCTGGAGTATATTCCAATTGGTTTGCCTACCGTTAATCTCAGTACCGGACAGTTCTTAGCTCCCCCTGGTACTGGAGTTCTTGGCGGCCGTACTTCAATTCGAGACTTGGCGATGTGA
- a CDS encoding prepilin peptidase, which translates to MVIIAGILGLAVGSFLNVVIYRVPLRQSVVSPPSACPHCSARIKGYDNIPVISWLLLRGKCRTCNCAISPRYPMVEFGTAILFALVAWKFEFPNLHLFFLLAAFLYLAAITIALALIDLSTHTLPNAIVLPSYIVGGVLLATDGLINGDQRALVRAIIGAAVMWLLYLAMALMYPEGMGFGDVKFAGVLGLFLGYLGWDVLVTGAFAAFVLGGTFAIALILFKKTNLKSGIPFGPWMVAGAWLGVFFGVPIVQSYFSIFSLSPGI; encoded by the coding sequence ATGGTGATAATCGCTGGCATTCTCGGTTTAGCGGTGGGCTCTTTTTTGAACGTGGTGATCTATCGAGTTCCGCTTCGACAATCGGTGGTTTCACCACCAAGCGCATGTCCTCACTGCAGTGCACGTATCAAGGGCTATGACAATATTCCTGTGATCTCATGGCTTCTTCTGCGTGGCAAGTGTCGCACCTGCAATTGCGCAATTTCGCCGCGGTATCCAATGGTTGAATTCGGCACGGCAATCCTCTTCGCATTGGTCGCATGGAAGTTCGAGTTCCCAAACTTGCATTTATTTTTCCTGTTGGCTGCCTTTCTTTATTTAGCTGCGATCACTATTGCCCTTGCCTTGATTGATCTGTCAACCCACACACTTCCCAATGCGATAGTCCTTCCAAGTTATATTGTTGGAGGTGTTCTTCTTGCTACCGATGGACTAATAAATGGGGACCAGCGCGCTCTAGTAAGGGCCATTATCGGAGCAGCGGTGATGTGGTTGCTCTATTTGGCTATGGCGCTGATGTACCCAGAGGGGATGGGGTTTGGCGACGTGAAATTTGCCGGAGTTCTCGGACTTTTTCTGGGCTATCTAGGATGGGATGTGCTGGTTACCGGTGCTTTCGCAGCTTTCGTATTAGGCGGAACCTTTGCTATTGCCCTCATTCTCTTTAAGAAAACGAATCTAAAGAGTGGTATTCCATTCGGGCCCTGGATGGTGGCGGGCGCGTGGTTGGGTGTCTTTTTTGGTGTGCCGATTGTCCAAAGTTACTTTTCGATCTTTTCACTTTCACCGGGTATTTGA
- a CDS encoding type II secretion system protein translates to MISHIAGGLQSRRTSLQEKEKGFTLIELLVVIVIIGILAAIAIPVYMNVQNNAKDSAVQSDLTNAKTAVISVQTTSGTLPPTPTDGNIALIPLTAADGYTKSASTGTITYLVTGSSFCIAAESVTGSEFFVTDTGGVVKVDATNTLPATCTAPSFP, encoded by the coding sequence ATGATTTCTCACATTGCCGGCGGGCTACAAAGTCGCCGTACTTCCCTGCAGGAGAAGGAAAAGGGTTTCACCCTGATCGAGCTCCTCGTCGTTATCGTGATTATCGGCATTCTCGCCGCTATCGCGATTCCGGTGTATATGAACGTTCAGAACAATGCCAAGGACAGCGCGGTTCAGTCGGATCTGACCAACGCCAAGACTGCGGTGATTTCCGTTCAGACGACAAGCGGCACTCTTCCCCCAACCCCAACAGACGGCAACATCGCCTTAATACCCCTCACGGCCGCTGATGGTTATACAAAGAGCGCCAGCACAGGCACGATCACATATCTCGTAACGGGTAGCTCCTTCTGTATCGCAGCCGAGAGCGTAACGGGCTCCGAATTCTTCGTGACCGATACTGGCGGTGTCGTAAAAGTCGACGCGACCAACACGCTTCCCGCTACATGTACGGCACCATCGTTCCCATAA